The following coding sequences are from one Thermomicrobiales bacterium window:
- a CDS encoding phage tail tube protein: MAIGSGLSSQFGIKEETIYGTPVTVDRFLEIESSNILTTLGKVESPVLGSQYLKTGNVSTYVSGAGGDVVLPVMSKGFGKLFKQMFGASASAQVGVTAEYKHTFTPDASGGAGVSATVQLGKPDVGGIVNPFTYEGGKITEWEFELEVGGVLKLTTTWVFENVLTGTALASPSYVTGRAQFLWTNASLTWGGSAICVKEFTLSGKRALDTERFCIGSTNRKEPILNGISEATADATGEFASLAAYNDFVAGTQRAMVLTVTGGTIPTASNPYKLVFTFAAAELVDPGEPEISGPEILEQPLNFRALDNGTDAVVKVEYHTDDTVI; this comes from the coding sequence ATGGCGATCGGTTCGGGTCTGTCCAGCCAGTTCGGCATCAAGGAGGAGACGATCTACGGGACGCCGGTGACGGTGGACCGGTTCCTGGAGATTGAGTCCAGCAACATCCTGACGACGCTCGGGAAGGTCGAATCTCCGGTGCTCGGGTCGCAGTACCTGAAGACAGGGAACGTCTCGACCTACGTCTCGGGCGCGGGGGGCGATGTCGTCCTGCCGGTGATGAGCAAGGGGTTCGGCAAGCTCTTCAAGCAGATGTTCGGGGCGAGCGCATCGGCTCAGGTCGGTGTCACCGCTGAGTACAAGCACACGTTTACGCCGGATGCGTCGGGTGGCGCGGGCGTCTCCGCGACTGTCCAGCTCGGCAAGCCCGACGTGGGCGGGATCGTCAACCCGTTCACCTACGAGGGCGGCAAGATCACCGAGTGGGAGTTCGAGCTTGAGGTTGGTGGCGTGCTCAAGCTCACGACGACGTGGGTGTTTGAGAACGTCCTGACCGGGACGGCGCTGGCCAGCCCGTCGTATGTGACGGGCCGGGCGCAGTTCCTCTGGACCAACGCGTCGCTGACGTGGGGCGGTTCAGCGATCTGTGTCAAGGAGTTCACGCTCAGCGGCAAGCGCGCGCTGGACACAGAGCGGTTCTGTATCGGGTCGACGAACCGCAAGGAGCCGATCCTGAACGGGATCTCCGAGGCGACCGCTGACGCGACCGGCGAGTTTGCCAGCCTGGCCGCGTACAACGACTTCGTCGCCGGCACACAGCGAGCCATGGTGCTGACCGTGACCGGCGGGACGATCCCGACCGCCAGCAATCCGTACAAGCTCGTCTTCACCTTCGCGGCGGCGGAACTCGTCGATCCGGGCGAGCCGGAGATCAGCGGGCCGGAGATTCTGGAGCAGCCGCTGAACTTCCGCGCGCTGGACAACGGCACGGACGCGGTCGTGAAGGTCGAGTACCACACCGACGACACGGTGATCTGA
- a CDS encoding glucosaminidase domain-containing protein → MTYTKGTPILGSGTVSAAAIQAWYAARGPVAASVYAPDKAYRPAPLTIGADMVAICAEWGVNHDIVAAQISKESAYWQSAIVRDKNNPSGLGAVNDNAYQGAVTFATAYEGIRATVAHLLVYAVGDGVWAGYDPRFKAARDAGYLGIAPTLAGLDGRWASPGVGYGADVAARANDLVSFANDGSWEPMEAQIPGFTWFPAAATHYTKGRTARIRGGAQHYTAGTDSLAWLTSTSGKNDPKARVSATFLVKHNATMQDRGWQLVRLEDTPWTTAFANPYTVSIEYEQLDGQDIPDGAYAVLGQTWADIEAKVLALNLGTIDVVQGHKVWVDNPSLTCPDGIDVARVVREWQARRGQKPPLPPGIGDPDARFVPETGAWLQFGFKAFWEANGDALKWLGYPVENERGISGGLSIQPFERGVLLYDASQPEGWRVTALPLARYREFGLAA, encoded by the coding sequence ATGACATACACGAAGGGCACACCGATCCTGGGGAGTGGGACGGTCAGCGCGGCGGCGATACAGGCATGGTACGCGGCACGCGGGCCGGTCGCGGCGTCGGTCTACGCGCCGGACAAAGCCTATCGGCCCGCGCCGCTGACCATCGGTGCGGACATGGTGGCTATCTGTGCCGAGTGGGGCGTCAACCACGACATTGTGGCAGCGCAGATCAGCAAGGAGTCGGCGTACTGGCAATCGGCCATCGTGCGCGACAAGAACAACCCGAGCGGGCTGGGTGCGGTCAACGACAACGCGTACCAGGGGGCGGTGACGTTCGCGACGGCGTATGAGGGGATTCGGGCGACGGTCGCGCACCTGCTGGTCTACGCGGTCGGTGACGGTGTCTGGGCCGGGTACGATCCGCGATTCAAGGCGGCGCGGGATGCCGGGTACCTCGGGATCGCGCCGACGCTGGCCGGGCTGGATGGCCGCTGGGCATCGCCAGGAGTGGGGTACGGCGCGGACGTGGCGGCGCGGGCGAACGATCTTGTGTCGTTCGCCAATGATGGGAGTTGGGAGCCGATGGAGGCACAGATACCGGGGTTCACGTGGTTCCCGGCCGCTGCGACGCACTACACGAAGGGCCGGACGGCACGGATTCGGGGCGGCGCGCAGCACTACACCGCCGGGACGGACAGTCTCGCGTGGCTGACAAGCACGAGCGGCAAGAACGACCCGAAGGCGCGGGTATCGGCGACGTTCCTCGTGAAGCACAACGCGACGATGCAGGATCGTGGCTGGCAGCTTGTCCGGCTGGAAGACACCCCCTGGACGACCGCGTTTGCGAATCCGTACACGGTCAGTATTGAGTACGAGCAGTTGGACGGGCAGGACATCCCGGACGGCGCGTATGCGGTGCTGGGCCAGACGTGGGCGGACATCGAGGCCAAGGTGCTGGCGCTGAACCTCGGGACGATTGACGTGGTGCAGGGACACAAGGTGTGGGTCGATAACCCGAGCCTGACGTGTCCCGACGGGATCGACGTTGCGCGGGTGGTGCGTGAGTGGCAGGCGCGACGGGGCCAGAAGCCACCACTTCCGCCGGGGATCGGCGACCCGGACGCGCGGTTCGTGCCGGAGACGGGCGCGTGGCTACAGTTCGGGTTCAAGGCATTCTGGGAGGCCAACGGGGACGCGCTGAAGTGGCTCGGGTACCCGGTCGAGAACGAACGCGGGATCTCGGGCGGGCTGAGCATCCAGCCGTTCGAACGCGGGGTGCTGCTGTACGACGCCAGTCAGCCGGAGGGGTGGCGTGTGACGGCGCTGCCATTGGCGCGCTATCGAGAGTTCGGGCTGGCAGCATGA